The Candidatus Aegiribacteria sp. genome window below encodes:
- a CDS encoding Fic family protein, whose protein sequence is MKIPMSPPKLTEIMLKLKPSDLIRIMDIVSSSLVKDQYLHWDELRYREPPEGCTLEEWWVGLKLRRLAMVKSIPLCDKHGDSFLFTQPDPVLEALYSIALGAGDSIEIPTEIAEQEKDRYYFTSLIEEAITSSQLEGASTTRDAAKEMLRNNRPPRDHSERMILNNFQTMKRIGELRYEDLDTALVLEIHRIITAGTLSDSKACGRFRIKNEDINVWTEKGLLLHSPPPASELRDRMKVMCDFANGKTPATFVHPALRAIILHFWLAYDHPFTDGNGRTARALFYWSMLRSDFWLFEFISISSIIRKAPAQYVRSFLYTESDDNDLTYFVLGQIKVIMKAMEELVQYVKRKTKQVRAMEAKLRGVEVLNHRQKALISHALRHPQHRYSIESHKRSHNVVYQTARSDLLNMVERGLLIKNKISRRLYFSPVPDLNKSLAILG, encoded by the coding sequence ATGAAAATACCCATGTCTCCCCCGAAGTTAACTGAAATCATGCTTAAGCTTAAACCAAGCGACCTAATACGTATAATGGATATTGTCTCTTCTTCATTAGTCAAGGATCAATACTTGCATTGGGATGAATTGCGCTACAGAGAACCTCCGGAAGGATGTACACTCGAAGAATGGTGGGTGGGATTAAAACTACGCAGGTTGGCGATGGTAAAATCCATTCCCTTGTGTGATAAACATGGTGATAGCTTCCTATTCACACAACCCGATCCTGTACTGGAAGCCCTTTATAGCATAGCTTTGGGGGCTGGGGACTCAATAGAAATACCGACAGAAATAGCAGAGCAGGAAAAAGATAGGTACTACTTCACTTCACTTATTGAGGAAGCAATAACATCTAGTCAACTTGAAGGAGCATCAACAACACGAGATGCTGCTAAGGAGATGTTGAGAAATAATAGACCACCTCGAGATCACAGTGAACGGATGATTCTGAATAATTTCCAGACAATGAAAAGAATCGGTGAACTGCGATACGAGGATCTGGATACTGCGCTTGTACTTGAAATCCACAGGATAATCACTGCGGGAACTCTAAGTGATTCAAAGGCATGTGGTCGCTTTAGAATTAAGAACGAAGACATTAATGTATGGACAGAGAAGGGGCTTCTACTACATAGTCCACCTCCTGCCAGTGAACTCCGGGATAGAATGAAGGTTATGTGTGATTTCGCTAACGGAAAGACTCCTGCTACTTTCGTGCATCCAGCCCTCAGAGCAATAATTCTTCACTTCTGGTTAGCTTATGATCATCCATTTACAGATGGAAACGGGCGAACGGCTCGTGCTCTATTCTACTGGTCAATGCTGCGCAGTGATTTCTGGTTGTTTGAGTTCATTTCAATTTCATCAATTATCCGAAAAGCGCCAGCGCAGTACGTTAGGTCATTCTTATATACGGAATCAGATGACAACGATCTTACATATTTTGTATTAGGTCAGATAAAAGTTATTATGAAAGCAATGGAAGAACTTGTACAATATGTGAAGCGGAAGACAAAACAGGTAAGAGCAATGGAAGCTAAATTGCGTGGAGTTGAAGTACTGAATCATCGTCAAAAGGCACTAATTAGTCATGCCCTCAGACACCCACAACATAGATACTCGATTGAATCTCACAAAAGAAGTCACAATGTCGTATATCAAACAGCACGATCAGACCTGCTTAATATGGTAGAAAGAGGTTTACTGATAAAGAATAAAATTAGCAGACGCCTCTACTTCTCTCCAGTTCCTGATCTAAATAAAAGTTTGGCTATTCTTGGATAA